Below is a window of Electrophorus electricus isolate fEleEle1 chromosome 1, fEleEle1.pri, whole genome shotgun sequence DNA.
taaagggttGGTAAGTCATATCTTAGAAGAGCTGTAACATTTCAAGCAGGATACCACAGCTGGAGTCTGGTAGTGTCTGTAACACAGATGAGGAGGAAAGCCCTGTTTGTAGCAGCAGCAGGCTGTGGTCACCTCACTGGACAGATGGGATAAGTGCTTGTGTGTTCACAGGATGAAACGGCTTTCAGAAAATTCCAGGATTCCACAAACGTTATTTCTCTATGACACCACCAAGCAGCTAAGTCCTATTCCACATCAAAGCAGAAGAGAAGCAAACAGCTGAAGGAGTTGTTTGGGCTTGCTCATCTTTCCTTCTGCTTCCCATGTCCAACCTGACCAGGAATCTGGTCTGCCAGATGACATGGAAGAGGAGAGCTCAGTCCAGCATGGCGTCCAGCTGATCTGCCAGATCATCAAACATGTTCCCGATATCATCCAGAATGTTCCCTGCAGATTTCACTGTTTGGCACCCTCTATTTGAGACAAAAGAGTCAGGCATTCTCAGAAAACAGTTTTACTTCAGAGAGACATTTTGATATACATTTGGCAGATAAGTCAACGTGTTCATGTAACATGTTGTGAAAGTGGACTTCCTGATGCAGACTGTACAATTAACACATTAATTGTATTAACCACATCTGCGCCTATGTTAGCACTCCAgcatatttgtttttctctcctcaCCCGTCAGTCATGTCCTCCAGGGTGAGCTTCCTCTCCACGGCTTTCAGTGCCTCCTCCAGAGACGAACTTGTCTGATCCAGCCGCCGCTGCACCTGCACAGCCCCTGGACCAGCCTCCAAACAGGTCTGGTACTGCTCTGGTGCAATAGCCTGAATCACAGGCCCAGCCACTGGGGAACATGGCACAGGAGATGGGGGTGCTGTAAACGCCACACTTTGTATCACATTCAGCGTCACACTCGATCCTCCCACTTGAaggtaaacaacaaaaacaagagttAATCGGTGAGTCAGAGTAACAAAGAATTGCAAATATCCAAAACAACCActgaataattttattttttcactttaagATTTTGTAATTTGACACATGTGTATATGGTAATCTGTATGTATGATTTCCTTGCTCAAATAAGGCTTCATTTCCTAAGCAAAACACAAGAGGGCTTAAGGCTTGTACCTGTGGTTGGAGGTTCAGGCTGTCTGAGATTAGTGGTGTGATGTGGAGGTTTTGGAGGACTGGCTGGTTTTGGGGCAAGAGGTGGGGGTGCTGTTGCTGGCTGTGCTGTTGGAGGCCCTGGGCAGAATGGAGTGATCTCGGTCACGCTGATGTGCAGGTTGACCAAGCCCGGCCCCTGCAATTCATCGTCTTCACTGGCCCCGCCCACAGTCGTTggctgctctttctcttttggcTTGTGCCGTCTCTTCACTGTGTCTGACTCCTTTAGGTTGAACTCTGGGATTTCATGCTCCTTGGCAGCCTGGGGCTTTTCGGGAGGCTCCACAAAGTCGTCAGCCTTGGCCGGCCCGCTCACCTTGGGCCGCTGCTTGATGGTGAGATTGCCTTCTTCAGCAAAGGGGATGCACTCACTGGAACTGTTCTGGGGGGAGGATGAGCTGTCAAGGCTAGCATCCTTGGCACTCTCGTCTTCCTCAGAGTCTGACTTGATCGATCTATCTGCTTCCACCTGTGGAGCTGGGCTGGGCTCGCTTTGGCTCAGCGCTCGTCTCCTGGATCCCTCGGTGGAGGTGGAAAGTGAGGTGTTGACCTCCTGGTGGAGCTCCGCCCTTGGGCCCATTAAGACCATTTCTAAAGTAGCTGCGATACTCTTTACATTGCCAGGGCTGTCAGCCTCCACTCTGCCTGCAGGTGGTGCTTGGGAGTCTGGCACAACTTCGCCACTGGGGTTGCTGTTGGTAACGGAGCTGAGGCGCtttggaggaggagggggtggtCCTTTGCGCCGGGCCCTGATGGCAAACGATTGACTGCGGCCAATTGATTGCTCGGGGGCAGACTGAAGGCGGGCCATCTGCCCACGGCCTGACCTGCGGCTCAGGGTGGCGTAGGAAGGCAGGGCGTTGATGGTGGGCCGGACTGACTCTTCATCGTCCTCCTCATCGGGCTCGCCATCGGACAAAGCGTAGCGTTTTAGACTCTGCATGCGCTTCTTGGGCACTCCAGGTGAGTGCCGGTCCAGGGTGGCACTGCCACTGTTTGCATGTAAGTAGCTGAAAGCCTTCTGGGATGAAGAGGCACCCTGTGAGGGCTTGGCATGTACTGGGGGATACTTAAAGCCTGGGGAGCCCCCCACAGCACGCTGCTGCTGGTCCCGGCCTTCTGGAATGTTCCGCTCTTTCACAGGGCTGCTGTCAGCATTGGTCAGACTCTCCTGCGATCGGCTGTGAGTGGTCGTggctgaggaggaagaggatgtgaCGGAAGGCTCCTGTGATCGACCTGAGCCTCGGGAGCGAGCATCAATGCTCTCCTGGCTAGCAGACATAGCTGTGGCATTCTTGATGGCCAGGCCATCTTGAGTGCCGCTATAGTGTGTGGCCATGACACTCTGCAGTTCGGCGCTCAACTCGCTGTCCTGGAAGGTGAGCATTTTGGGGGTGTGCGGGGAAGGGAGGTTGCCATCGGCGGCAGGTGGCTCAATGGGGAGCAGGTCAAGGGCCATGGGCGCATTGCGGCGCAGTGTGCCCTGACCTGATTCAGCCTGGAGGAGGGCCTTATGTAAATCACAAAGCTTCTTCACTGCCAGCATGATCTTCTTCTGATGGCCTGAGGGTGGaccacatgcacaaaaaacaatCACAATTGACTACAGCAAGCAAGCTTACTGGAAGGCATTGTACAGAACAATAAGAATAAATGAAAGCCAATATAGGCCCACGTGAGACAGTGTTCAAATGGACCACAAATGGACTCAGAATGCCACTCATAATTTACACTTACCTAGCTTGGTGATCCCTATCTCCTGTAGATCCTCCCATGTGAGGTCCCGGACAATGCTGATGGAGTCATAGCCATTCTCCAAGAGCTTCTTATGGTACTGAGGCAGACCTATAGCACTGAGCCATTCACCCAGGTCCGCCTAACACAAACAAGGGATAAGATCAgacagttatttaaaaaaagaaagactcaATAACTCAAAAATAACTCAAACACAATAGTGTAACATGACTCACTGGTGTGTATTCAGGCAGCCACTCTGGGATACTCAAGTTTCCGATCTCCAATGAGATCTTCTTCCGGTGACCTGGCTTTGTAACACCAATAGCAGTAAGATCCTGATAAAGGTGTGAATAAAAAGATGAACACAACCCAGTTTCTATAAAAACACTCCTATATAGCAGTTCAAAGGCATTATGAATGAACTGTAGAATGATGAGTCATGGGACAGTTTGGGTAGAATCATACCTCAGGGGTCATTCGGCTGATGGTGGGGACGTCATATCCAGCGTTGAGGAAATTGGCAGTGTACTGCTCCAACTGGAAGTCACTCAGCCACTGGTAGATTGCTTCAGCATCCTGAATGGACACAAGCTAATCCTCTGAATGTGATCTGGCAGTTGTACCTTCAATAACATTCGAAATACAAAAGTCAGTTATGAAGAACCACTTGTTCATGACTATGTTTTTACCTTGCcctccagcagctgctgagGTCGTACAAACTGCTGCGAGAAACCAGGCTCTGGTGCTCTTGCCACAGCAAGCACTGGCCTCCGAGGAATAGCTGTGGGAAACACAAGTTTTAACCAAAATAACCACTGTACACATACAAAAGCAACACTGCACCAATTTCAGCTTTGcgtgaataataaaaaattcagacaatttttttattaataaatgtatctattaggggtgggactttaacgCGTTAATTCCGATTcattaattacagggaaaataacaaattaaaaaatttaacgcattttaatcacacttttgcaccgtggaacgtttctcagtgcacgagttccaggcatacagattatattgacacacaatgtgatgagcatgatggagatgacggaagaggctacgctggtggatgggaaatttaaatacaagaaacttcagatggaagtacaaacaaaaatgttgttatttgcactttatgcaggaaggagtttgcttatcaccggagcacttccacccttcGTTACCACCTCAATGCAAAACATGTTGGGGCTAGAGTgcaggtcagtaatgttaacttagctgctaaatgtgatagtattcctagtacgagcaaacagtgtcgccagtcaacactcgaccacatgtcggggttcacattcagaaacaaaatgtcaaagtccaggtcagacaaattgaccaattcactggcgagatggattgctgtggactgtagaccactctctgtggtcgaagataaagggttacaagagacgctgcaaattgcgtcagctgatgcaagttacgaactgccgtccagaaagacaatgtcgaaaaaaatccagcagctgtatgatgaGGAAAGGGAAGTAAAACAGGTTATTGTGAAGATTCATtaattcgattaattaattacaaagcttctaattaattagattaatttttttagtCGAGTCCCACCCCTAGTATCTATATACAATGCACAAATGTTATATTGCACAAATCATCAGCAACAAGAAGGGGATGTAGAACAGCaagtagtatacagtatacctGTAGACTGGTCAGGCTGTTTGTGCTGATCGGTTGGTATGGCGTCACCACCAGGGGGTGCTGGCTGCTAACAAAAAGTCAAACTTTCCAGAGTACTGATTTTATATAGATATTTCATAAGAAACAGAAGGACTGGAATCTGAAGAGGTAGATTAAAAAAGAGTCAACATCCACTTAAGATGATTAAATAGAGTACTATTGGTGCTATAATTATATATCAGTAGTTTAAAATTGGGATTAACTGGGGGACATTTGGGGTACGGGGTATATATTTAATTGTCTGTATACCTTGTTGGCATCAGGGTTggtggtgtgcaggtgtgggccATTGGGTGTACAGttgctctctgtgctctgtccACTACCGGCACTCCGCGTGCTCCCAACACTGCCAGTGCTGCCCACGCTGTTTCTGTCTCCTGCTGGAGGGGATGCACAGTAGACAGAACGAAGGGAAAGATGGATGGGCAAACATACATGGAAAACAGGACACAagaagaaagagatggagaaggagataAGTCCCAGTGAATGATTGCTGTATTAGCTATTAGGCTCAGAAGACCTAAGGGCCATGCGTTCAGACTTGCTTCTGCTCATTTTCTAGCTCCCTGCTGCAAATCTAATATAAACAGTGACATAGTTACAGCATATCTGTAACACAGTATTTAGATCTTCAGTAGGGAGCCAACATGCCATCACAGGGCTGGCAAAATGACTTGCCAGTGCACCAGGCCAGCCAGAGGGGTTGGGGAGCAAGGGACCAGCAGAGCACAGCCTGCTAGTCAAGGGGGTGCAAGACATGGTGGGGCGGGGCGAGGCGAGGtggggcagggcggggcagggcagggtAAGTCAGGGCTTTGGTGGCGGCAGCAGTGAGGAGTGCAGGAGAATGCCACAGGCACGGTGGGTTAATGCTCACAAGCCAGGACAACTCTAGGTCTACACTTAATTATAGGTTCTTTTGTCACTACATAGACTATAGTAAACTAGCTGGAAGGCAAAAGCTTGCTTGGTGACAATGCTGTCCTCCACTGCTGGTTGCTTGGTCTGCAGTGTGGGCAACAGTGGAGGGGGACTGAGTAGATCTTACCGATGTCGGAGTTCCTCAGAACCCAAATGTCCTCGAGGCAGGGGAAAGTAGGTTGGGAGAGGCTGCTGGGAGGCCCACCtagcagacacaaacactgcatGGGCCAGCCGCCTCTCTGCCtctgggtggggggtgtggggaggtTCGGGATGTTAAGAGCGTGTTCAAGGTGTGTTGCATATCCCAAGCCAAGAGGACTCGTGTAGTGACTAGCACATTAGGGGGACATCTGGTTATATCTAGTATTGGTCGAGTGACCTATATTCCTCACTGTGTGCGTACCTGGGTTGGTGGTCAGGCCACTGGAATGGGCCAGAGCCAGGTGGGGGTTAGGGACATACAGAGTGTAGGAGTCATCAGTTTGGGGGGTGACTGAGGTGCTCATGCTGAGGTTGGAGGTGAGGGGTGCTCTGgaaagctgctgctgctgtctctggCACGGCAGAGAGCAGTGGCGCGACAGGGTGCCCCCTACAGGACAACAAAACAGTACAGGAGCAGCAGGTTAATGCAAGCTGATGGGAAGTTAGGGATGACACGTTTATTATATGATGGAATGCAACAATGAAAGGAGGAGATGGATAATGCAGATACCTGAAATGCTCACACTAGCTGACCTAGCTCACGTTAAGTTCAATGTGCTGTTTTTACACTAACTATACTTACTGAGCATCACTGTTCATATTGTAACCTTAAATCTAAAATGTTAGTCAGGGCTCAGTGGGACATACCACAACGTCGGCTCATGACCTCCACTATAGACGGAGGGAAGTAGCCCACACGGTCTGTGCCTCGCTGACTGTCATGGATGTGACCCTTCCAGCGGCCGTCCATGTGCTGCTCCAGCACCTGCCAGTCACCACAGAGAGCCAATGAGAGTGTCATTCTAGTACTGCCTTAGTGGACGGTTTTCTTGAAGTGAAGACACTGGACAGTATTCAGATTAGTAGCAATGATGTATATCAGGGACCGTTGCAGGTTATGTAATataaaccccccccacccccatcccacaaatacacacacagcagttcttTAGTTTGGTTCAAGTGCATGGCAGGTTCTACaccaccactgcacacacacacaaagcccctATAGCAAAGAAATGTCAgttgcacacacaaagaccattCAACTTTCTCTCCATTCAGTCCCAGTGCTGTACCCACATGCTTGTGCTTGAACCAAACTGTTTATTATTTCAtgtctaaaacaaaacaaacatttcctgtGTAACAAGACTGTGTGAACGTCCACTTTAGTCTGAGAGTGTAATGTAAACCCTTCTGAGTGTGCAGGGTGCTTACATGCAATGGCTTAAACAGAAAGGTTtagcagaggagaggggaaaagaCCCACATGGAAATGTAATAtcctatttattatttatatttattatattctatgtaaattattttagcatttgcattaaagttattttcagagggagagagagcccgagcaaagagacagagacaggaaagaaCTGGAAAACTTGCACAGTGTTCCAGAGCTTGTTGAGTTGACAGATGAACAGTACCTGTTTATACTTCAGTAGAGGACATTCATTGTATCACATAAATGGGCCACAACCTGGTCAATTGCCGTTGCTTAACTAATATTCAATAAACTATCCATGGTTACAAGTTTCTATAGTTCAGTAGATATATAAAAATGTCTAGGTCCATGCACatgtgcaagcatgcacacagaacCACCCACCAAGACCAATAAAATACAAGACTGCACACCATAATGATGTCTCCAGCACGAATGTTGAGGGCAGTAGGGTCATGGAGGTTCCAGTAGTCCTTCAGAGCTCTCACCTGAAGTACTCCTGTGGCATCTGaggatacacacaaacatgcatatagATACTTCAGTTAAAAGTCACATCTACATCACAAGGCTAACAGAACACAGTGGAACTATTCACTCAGTATGACTCTCTGAGTCTTAACTACGCCCACTGTCTTACTGTGTAATGTTTGGTTGAAGCAGTAATCTGTGATATTTGATCAGCTCATTATAATATTTCAGGGGAAAGACAGCACTCCACAAAGAGATTTTGTCCCATCTAGTTCCAGTACCACGGGCACAAAAGATGAATTAGTAACTGTGCCCAGCCATGCACTCAGCCTGTGCCCAAGCCAAGACCCACATGCTCAGGTATATGGAGGTTCCCGAAGGCCTTAGGGGCTCATGGAATTAGTGTGCTGACACCATTCAAAGACTGCAGGTCAAATTAAGGAGGATATGCTACAGATGGGAATGTGTgggcacataaaaaaaaaaatgcacacaaacaagtgaGCACAAGCAAAGAAACATGAGGTATCAGGCAGTCCAAAGCCAGAACTAAGATCTCGATTTTCTGCTGAcaaatacgtgtgtgtgggtgcatgcacacattcgtGTGAAGgcacacattttctctcacactttGAGTTCCAACATTCAAGGAAAGGAGCATAAATTAATTACAAGTGTAAATGAATACTGTACACCATCTTAAACAAGCAACAGCATATTTTATTGCCAAACAGATGGCCATTCCAGTAGCTGAAAAGCCTGGATTTCAGAAAACTAATGAAAACTGCTGTACCACtaccaacacagcacagcaataaAATTagcttttctttcattgttttgtttttgttttttgttttttttacaccgTATCGTGATATCATAAACCGTGATAAAAGGCAAGCTAATTATTGtgataatacatttttgtattggCACATGCCTAATCTAAAGCCTAAGATCTAAGATCTTGATTTTCTACTGACACATAGGGCCCACACTGCCTCTCACATTTAAGTTTACACGTTCATATCCCTCGCTGCCTGCTCCAGCCCCTCATATAGCTAAACAAGTGCTagtacatacacgcacgcacgcacacacacacacacacacacacacacacacacacacacacacacacacacacacacacacattgcagtaCACATTTCCTGTCACATAAATCCATCTAAGCAAACAGACAATGCAGACATTAAgtgtgttaaatattaatttaagttCAGAAATTTTGTGTCTCATTTGATATTAAATTGTATTCAGAtgcaacaacacaaaaacaaaaaacaaaaaaaaaccaaacaaacaaaaaaccaacacaATATCGGCTATGATTATATATCGGCTATCGGACACCCTGCTCTCTATATATTTCTGTCAGCTATTAAAAAAGCCATATTGGTCAACCACTACTGTACATGATCATACATATTTCAATATTGTACACTCCAAAGGTGAAAAGAAGTATGGGCAAgctaaagagaagaaaagaggaaaaaaacagagaccAAAATACTTCCCAAATAAAAATTTTGTATAAGGACAGGACAATAAACCCAACCTCACCTCGTAAAAGTTGTTTGATGTCCTTGCTGGCATGGGAGGTTGTGAACTGATTGACGATGTCCAGGGCTGTCTGGTTATACGTGTTACGGATGTTGACATCAATGCCAGCCTGGAAGGCAAACCAGCCATTTTCAGCTGTGTGCCACTGTGTGCCATGGAGGATATCAAATAGAAAGGACAAGCATTCCTTTGCAAGCTAACGGTCAGGAGGCAATATTAAATGAGTCAGGATCCTGCAGCTGGTAACTGTTTTTATTGTCTACTGGTCTTCTGGTGCTTTCACATcagtctttcacacacattaaatGATCTTTTAGGGAATGGTGCCGAGGGAGCACTTCTCTAGCTTGTTTCAGCAAGCAGGAGTTCCATTAATCTTAAGTCTGCTACTCTGGCCTGAGATGCTAGATCTCCATCTTCCACAAGTATCAGAACTGCTTTCTAACAAGGGAGCCACAGGTGCCACAGAATATTATGGAATTTACTGCATGTGAAAACactcataacacacaaacataacacacaaaagcCAGAAGTCTGGATACTGGGAAATTTGAGCTGCTCCTGGCACCCAAGGAAAGATCTTGCTTTCAGATGTAATGGAGCCTTACAGCTACTCAATCACTTACATCCAGCAGTAGCCTCACTACCTCAGTCTTCCCATAGAGGGCGGCTTCATGCAAAGCAGTGCCTGCTTTGGTGGCTCTGTTGATGTCAATTCCTGCTTTTAGTAACAACCTGAttaagagagaatgagagagagtaaAATCATGAATGAACCCTATACATCACTGTTATGTACCAATGGTGTTGGCAAGAAGTCTGAGAGGAGAACATGTCTGTATCTCATCCCCAGCAGCTAATATATGACTTAATGCAGTATATACCCACTTTGTCCTGCCTATATTTGCACTGAACACACTGCATCATACCCTTCCTGTAGATGATGTAAAAGGTCCTGACTATGAAGTTATGAGCCACTTCTTCCAAACAAAATCTTCCGAACCAACTTTTCAACGCGCTTCACCCACAAGCACTCCCAAGTGCTTCAATCAGACACTACATGAAAATGTGGTTGGCATTTGTAGTTCAAACCTGCAGTCTGATCTACTAGCCTGGTCTGCAAACCTTCAAAACCATCTCTAGCATTCCAACTCAGATTTATACACATCTGTGCCTGTGTAGCACAACACAGGCAACTCAAACTAcagccccccctcccctccctccactGTAAGATTAGTCCAGATTGGGTTTCCAGCTAATAAGACAAATAAGCATACCATGTCAACACACAGCATGGGTTCTTAACACAATGGTGCCCTCACTCTGAGATACAGACTACTACTGGTGGCTACTCTGAGGACTGAGAATGGCAGCTCCAGGGGcagtcattaaaaataaaagcgtTGTAACTTTGCagcttttctttgtttgtgttttaccaCTGTTTATGTATGCTGTGCCATTGTAAAGTGCTCTTAAGCAAGATAAAGGCATTAAAATAAGTAACAGATAAATAATTGTCAGAGATCTGGGTGGCTTGAAATGCACTTCACAAATGgtggagaacacacacctgggtTTAAAGGGCAATCTGCCTGAGTGAGAACAGCAAGTGGTCTGCAGTATGCAGTTAGTTTCTTCACTCACTATGAGCAATCACAGACTCCACCTGTCCTTTATTTACATTGTACTGGAACCAGATACAGAGCTTTCTCATCCAACCCTGAAGTACTCATGTGATCTGAGTGCACTGCCCAACTTTGTGAACATTATGATTGatgattgattttaaaatggcatGTAAACTCAACCTGCTAGGGATACTCAAACTATGCACTTGTCTCGTCTTACTCAACATACCATTTTGGTTTAATGCTTAGCGCACAGACAGATGCAGAAAGACTAATTCCATACATTTCTTAGccaaaaaaagttaatttcTTAACCTgaattaaatggaaaaaagagGGCAAGCTGACCGAATTATGTCCTTATGGCCATTGCGAGCGGCGAGGTGGAGGGGAGTGTTGAACACGGAGTCAACAGTGTCCTTCCGGTCCCCCTCCAACAGAGTGGTAATCATGTTACTGTTCAACAACAGTTGGGCAACCTAGAGAAGGAGGAACAGGACAGAGAaacaagaggaagaaggaagggggaaagggagaaagatggagtgTGAGCATGAAGGAAATATAACATGTGGGGAGTAAAGAGTGGGGCACTGACAGAAGAAATGGAACcataaatgtgtaaacaaaaacagacaagctGCACGAACACACAATAATGGCCTTGAAAACCATCTGTGAATTGACCAGTACTCCTCAGTGGCCCTACAGGTGAGGAGGATCTAATTGCAAAACTGACCCTGAGACCATTAACACCCAAAAACATATCCGTCACACACACCATTGCATCCAtattgtcagagagagagagagagagagagagcgcgggcGTGAGCGTATGCAATAGAGTGCAAAAGCTGAATGACAGAAAGGGTGAGACACAACTTATAACTCAGCCAGAGAAAGCAGACAGACCGACTTCAGGGAGTTGCCACTGCCACACCCCAACCATTCAACACAGCAGCTGATTctcacacgcacataaacacacgcaaacTGGGACTGGAAATGCCACAGTGTAAGCCTTCTAAATATATTCATGCATCACTACATTCAGGCCTGCTGCGTCAAGGTGAGAATATGCATGAGCAGGCAATAGCCAGCAGGTTAAATGCTGCCCCAAACATGAATGAAACCTCACAGGACTGCAGTAGACCGTgcagaaagatagagagaataaagaggaaaagacccaaaaacaaaaacagcagacgCAGAGataaaaaggcagaaaatatCTAACAAAGTGACATTGTTTAAGGGGCAAAGTTACAGCCAGAATCACTGTCTCAATCCTTGTCCAGAACAGACATGTTTGCTCAGCTGTGACTACAAGCAAACCAGCGATGGCATTCACAATCAGACCTTTACATCTTccatagaaaacaaaacaatattttattataattgatGCAAACTTTTCAATACTATTCAGGTCGTTTAAACAAAGGCAGTTAAGAGTTAGGTTTGAGAGAGGGATCCATCAAGCTACAGTGAAGAGCTATGCTATATTACactatattaaaacacatgtaGAACAATTATGTAAGGATTTTTCCTCCATATTGAAATCAGACAGCTGCTTGTAGGGTGAATGTTTAATGGAGGCAATCTCACCTTCAGCCTGCCAAATTCACAGGCCAAATCCAGAGGCGTTTTCTTAGCCTTATTCACTAGGCAGGGATTGGACTGGTGCTGTAGGAGCATCtcagactagagagagagagagagagagagagagagagagagagagattgagaaagagatagagagaaaaaaatggacTTGTATTTCTTActgtcacaattagtccctcccaccttccgtgttccatgttttccctgtcttgtgttttttagttccattctgtagtttcattttgttcgccctcatttgattttccacacctgtccctcatttctagtcttgttgatttcatgtatttaaaccctgccttgtgcgGTCTTGgttgttcattgtggttgttaagcttcattgcatttgtgtttggtgaatgtttttgaaagcccatatatgcatgtatttaagtttgtactccgtgcctttgtgtttatgcaagccttcatgtttcctagactttgtt
It encodes the following:
- the LOC113576802 gene encoding caskin-2 isoform X7, producing MGKEQELLQAVKNGDLLSTQKILAKLKTSRSKLLGSTKRLNVNYQDSDGFSALHHAALTGTTDLLSLLLEAQATVDIKDSNGMRPLHYAAWQGKADSVLTLLKAGALVNGASQDGQIPLHLAAQYGHYEVSEMLLQHQSNPCLVNKAKKTPLDLACEFGRLKVAQLLLNSNMITTLLEGDRKDTVDSVFNTPLHLAARNGHKDIIRLLLKAGIDINRATKAGTALHEAALYGKTEVVRLLLDAGIDVNIRNTYNQTALDIVNQFTTSHASKDIKQLLRDATGVLQVRALKDYWNLHDPTALNIRAGDIIMVLEQHMDGRWKGHIHDSQRGTDRVGYFPPSIVEVMSRRCGDRNSVGSTGSVGSTRSAGSGQSTESNCTPNGPHLHTTNPDANKQPAPPGGDAIPTDQHKQPDQSTAIPRRPVLAVARAPEPGFSQQFVRPQQLLEGKDAEAIYQWLSDFQLEQYTANFLNAGYDVPTISRMTPEDLTAIGVTKPGHRKKISLEIGNLSIPEWLPEYTPADLGEWLSAIGLPQYHKKLLENGYDSISIVRDLTWEDLQEIGITKLGHQKKIMLAVKKLCDLHKALLQAESGQGTLRRNAPMALDLLPIEPPAADGNLPSPHTPKMLTFQDSELSAELQSVMATHYSGTQDGLAIKNATAMSASQESIDARSRGSGRSQEPSVTSSSSSATTTHSRSQESLTNADSSPVKERNIPEGRDQQQRAVGGSPGFKYPPVHAKPSQGASSSQKAFSYLHANSGSATLDRHSPGVPKKRMQSLKRYALSDGEPDEEDDEESVRPTINALPSYATLSRRSGRGQMARLQSAPEQSIGRSQSFAIRARRKGPPPPPPKRLSSVTNSNPSGEVVPDSQAPPAGRVEADSPGNVKSIAATLEMVLMGPRAELHQEVNTSLSTSTEGSRRRALSQSEPSPAPQVEADRSIKSDSEEDESAKDASLDSSSSPQNSSSECIPFAEEGNLTIKQRPKVSGPAKADDFVEPPEKPQAAKEHEIPEFNLKESDTVKRRHKPKEKEQPTTVGGASEDDELQGPGLVNLHISVTEITPFCPGPPTAQPATAPPPLAPKPASPPKPPHHTTNLRQPEPPTTVGGSSVTLNVIQSVAFTAPPSPVPCSPVAGPVIQAIAPEQYQTCLEAGPGAVQVQRRLDQTSSSLEEALKAVERKLTLEDMTDGGCQTVKSAGNILDDIGNMFDDLADQLDAMLD
- the LOC113576802 gene encoding caskin-2 isoform X6, with translation MGKEQELLQAVKNGDLLSTQKILAKLKTSRSKLLGSTKRLNVNYQDSDGFSALHHAALTGTTDLLSLLLEAQATVDIKDSNGMRPLHYAAWQGKADSVLTLLKAGALVNGASQDGQIPLHLAAQYGHYEVSEMLLQHQSNPCLVNKAKKTPLDLACEFGRLKVAQLLLNSNMITTLLEGDRKDTVDSVFNTPLHLAARNGHKDIIRLLLKAGIDINRATKAGTALHEAALYGKTEVVRLLLDAGIDVNIRNTYNQTALDIVNQFTTSHASKDIKQLLRDATGVLQVRALKDYWNLHDPTALNIRAGDIIMVLEQHMDGRWKGHIHDSQRGTDRVGYFPPSIVEVMSRRCAGDRNSVGSTGSVGSTRSAGSGQSTESNCTPNGPHLHTTNPDANKQPAPPGGDAIPTDQHKQPDQSTAIPRRPVLAVARAPEPGFSQQFVRPQQLLEGKDAEAIYQWLSDFQLEQYTANFLNAGYDVPTISRMTPEDLTAIGVTKPGHRKKISLEIGNLSIPEWLPEYTPADLGEWLSAIGLPQYHKKLLENGYDSISIVRDLTWEDLQEIGITKLGHQKKIMLAVKKLCDLHKALLQAESGQGTLRRNAPMALDLLPIEPPAADGNLPSPHTPKMLTFQDSELSAELQSVMATHYSGTQDGLAIKNATAMSASQESIDARSRGSGRSQEPSVTSSSSSATTTHSRSQESLTNADSSPVKERNIPEGRDQQQRAVGGSPGFKYPPVHAKPSQGASSSQKAFSYLHANSGSATLDRHSPGVPKKRMQSLKRYALSDGEPDEEDDEESVRPTINALPSYATLSRRSGRGQMARLQSAPEQSIGRSQSFAIRARRKGPPPPPPKRLSSVTNSNPSGEVVPDSQAPPAGRVEADSPGNVKSIAATLEMVLMGPRAELHQEVNTSLSTSTEGSRRRALSQSEPSPAPQVEADRSIKSDSEEDESAKDASLDSSSSPQNSSSECIPFAEEGNLTIKQRPKVSGPAKADDFVEPPEKPQAAKEHEIPEFNLKESDTVKRRHKPKEKEQPTTVGGASEDDELQGPGLVNLHISVTEITPFCPGPPTAQPATAPPPLAPKPASPPKPPHHTTNLRQPEPPTTVGGSSVTLNVIQSVAFTAPPSPVPCSPVAGPVIQAIAPEQYQTCLEAGPGAVQVQRRLDQTSSSLEEALKAVERKLTLEDMTDGGCQTVKSAGNILDDIGNMFDDLADQLDAMLD